A stretch of the Oligoflexus sp. genome encodes the following:
- a CDS encoding 7TM diverse intracellular signaling domain-containing protein, with product MRDFVKLYLFLNVIVFFSWGTAQASDAGFQAVQGTLDLSSWNPAVQKSLPLDGEWGFRWMELEDQLELESRRSFLEPAGRFIKTGSSWKQAVGEDSKGLGYATHILKIKGLRAQPNELALNFSQFISCYRLYLYDSLSQELVLFAESGRVGKTIPEQIYQYKRLLKPLPALQGQDIYLIMQVASLQVEGGFPLAPEIGLHTDFQNKAEHTAWESFYILGMFSFLVISNLFLFLLRREDKPSLVMALFALLMVIRYMSTEGIIARFFPEPVAWNFYISYYIIGLALQLGFTLYMQFFAYTFPRILPRYVLPVAWGTCITQALWTQVSRYVPGWPSLYLQFLLVVFAMGMIMLAKLVLLAWRRQRGAALSLLGISFIVLAMANDVFVWMKLYEFIYIGHYGMLAFIFCQSLVVASNFAHAFRTAERLSQDLQIEVERQTRDVKTILANIHQGILTVRPGLTVGDDYSQYLCEILQDRNIENRNVLDLLFHSSNLNQEQKDMVRTILEGAIGEAALNFEINEENLVRDTLIQDGHGRQKNVLIDWDPVVNEKTDEVEKVLVTLRDVTELRAMEAKTRQQQRDMELIAEIIEVAADRFQNFLASSRRFLEENGRLLQAAIQPSSEVLKIIFINLHTMKGAARTYRFTSMTAIIHDAEHFISLVQKQQMPWDAEHAWQDHERVLAIFQEYERVNRDRLKRVDAKDTVRLDLDTVRENIRALEAIGEIRLDDRLTPFVDQVRKTFFQLYYQDVDHLFAELVKILPQLGRDLQKPDPEVILRSVPAGLTKEAADVLHDVFIHIFRNIMDHGIESPDERQKKGKAAQGQINIDLSVNRQGELQISIEDDGQGIRLDRVKDIAAQRNLLDPKRDYGFREIAELIFVPGFSTAKGVTEVSGRGVGMSAVVEYVKNLGGRVELRLTEELSELGPCPFRLELFLPHACFTLYQAARRVA from the coding sequence ATGCGTGACTTCGTAAAGTTATACCTTTTTCTGAACGTTATAGTGTTTTTCTCTTGGGGAACAGCGCAGGCTTCTGATGCAGGCTTTCAGGCCGTGCAGGGCACGCTTGATCTTTCATCCTGGAATCCGGCTGTACAGAAGAGCCTTCCCTTGGATGGAGAGTGGGGGTTTCGCTGGATGGAGCTCGAGGATCAGCTTGAACTTGAATCCAGACGCAGCTTTTTGGAGCCGGCCGGGCGTTTCATAAAGACCGGAAGCTCTTGGAAGCAGGCTGTGGGTGAGGACAGCAAGGGGCTCGGTTATGCCACTCATATCCTTAAAATCAAGGGTCTCCGTGCACAGCCCAATGAGCTGGCTCTTAACTTCAGTCAGTTCATATCCTGCTATCGTCTTTATCTTTATGACAGCCTGAGTCAGGAGCTGGTGCTCTTTGCGGAATCGGGGCGGGTCGGTAAAACGATCCCGGAGCAGATCTATCAGTATAAGCGTTTGCTCAAACCCTTACCCGCACTCCAGGGACAGGACATCTATCTGATCATGCAGGTGGCCAGTTTACAGGTCGAGGGAGGATTCCCGCTCGCGCCTGAAATCGGACTCCATACCGATTTTCAGAACAAGGCGGAGCATACGGCCTGGGAGAGTTTTTACATCCTCGGCATGTTTTCGTTCCTGGTCATCAGTAATCTTTTTCTCTTTCTTCTGCGTCGCGAGGATAAGCCCAGCCTTGTCATGGCTCTGTTCGCGCTCTTGATGGTGATACGCTATATGTCGACGGAAGGGATCATCGCCCGTTTCTTTCCCGAACCGGTCGCCTGGAATTTTTATATCTCCTATTACATCATCGGTCTGGCCCTCCAGCTTGGTTTTACCCTTTATATGCAGTTCTTTGCTTATACCTTCCCCAGGATCCTGCCCCGCTATGTCTTGCCAGTGGCCTGGGGGACCTGCATAACACAAGCCTTATGGACTCAAGTCAGTCGCTATGTTCCGGGCTGGCCGTCCTTGTACCTTCAGTTTCTCCTGGTCGTCTTCGCCATGGGCATGATCATGCTGGCGAAGCTGGTGCTCCTCGCCTGGCGTCGGCAGCGTGGGGCCGCACTCTCGCTCTTGGGGATCAGTTTCATCGTCCTGGCCATGGCGAATGATGTCTTCGTTTGGATGAAGCTCTATGAGTTCATTTATATCGGACACTATGGAATGCTGGCCTTTATCTTCTGTCAATCTCTGGTGGTCGCGAGCAACTTCGCCCATGCCTTTCGCACGGCCGAGCGGCTCAGTCAGGACCTTCAGATCGAGGTGGAACGTCAGACCCGTGATGTGAAGACGATACTGGCCAATATTCATCAGGGGATCCTGACTGTAAGACCAGGCCTGACCGTGGGTGATGACTATTCCCAGTATCTTTGTGAGATCCTGCAGGACAGGAATATCGAAAACAGAAACGTGCTGGATCTTCTATTCCATTCCTCCAATTTGAATCAGGAGCAGAAGGATATGGTGCGCACCATCCTGGAAGGTGCGATCGGAGAGGCGGCTCTGAACTTTGAAATCAACGAGGAAAACCTGGTTCGCGACACCCTCATTCAGGATGGTCATGGCCGGCAGAAGAACGTTCTGATCGACTGGGATCCCGTTGTGAATGAGAAGACCGATGAAGTGGAAAAGGTCCTGGTCACCCTGCGCGATGTCACGGAACTGAGGGCGATGGAAGCCAAAACCAGGCAGCAGCAGCGCGATATGGAATTGATCGCGGAGATCATCGAAGTGGCGGCAGATCGCTTCCAGAACTTCCTGGCCAGCAGCCGACGGTTCCTTGAGGAAAACGGTCGCCTGCTTCAGGCGGCCATCCAGCCCAGCAGTGAAGTCCTTAAGATCATTTTCATCAACCTGCACACCATGAAGGGAGCTGCGCGGACCTATCGTTTCACGTCGATGACGGCGATTATCCACGATGCGGAGCATTTCATCTCTTTGGTGCAAAAGCAGCAGATGCCGTGGGATGCGGAACATGCCTGGCAGGACCATGAGCGGGTGCTGGCGATTTTCCAGGAATATGAGCGGGTCAATCGCGACCGACTGAAGCGGGTGGATGCCAAGGATACTGTGCGTTTGGATTTGGATACCGTGCGGGAAAACATTCGGGCCCTGGAAGCCATCGGTGAGATTCGCCTGGATGATCGCCTGACGCCTTTTGTGGATCAGGTACGGAAGACCTTCTTTCAGCTCTATTATCAGGATGTGGACCATCTTTTCGCGGAGCTGGTCAAGATCCTTCCCCAGCTCGGTCGCGACCTGCAGAAACCTGATCCCGAGGTCATCCTGCGGAGTGTTCCGGCTGGTTTAACGAAGGAAGCGGCCGATGTCCTGCATGATGTGTTCATCCATATTTTCCGGAACATCATGGATCACGGCATTGAAAGTCCTGATGAACGTCAGAAAAAAGGCAAGGCCGCGCAGGGTCAGATCAATATCGACCTGAGCGTCAATCGGCAAGGGGAGCTGCAGATCAGCATAGAAGACGATGGGCAGGGAATCAGGCTCGATCGCGTGAAGGATATTGCGGCGCAAAGGAATCTGCTCGATCCGAAGCGGGACTATGGGTTCCGTGAAATCGCCGAGCTGATATTCGTTCCGGGCTTTTCCACTGCAAAAGGAGTCACGGAAGTATCGGGCCGGGGTGTGGGGATGAGTGCTGTTGTGGAATATGTTAAAAATCTGGGCGGGCGGGTTGAATTGAGGCTGACCGAGGAGCTGTCTGAGCTTGGACCCTGTCCCTTCCGTCTTGAACTGTTCCTGCCGCATGCCTGCTTTACGCTTTATCAGGCGGCACGGCGGGTTGCATAA
- a CDS encoding fasciclin domain-containing protein, protein MVRLLQRPQFLALMLAGVMGLNACSSQSSDSAPAPSEGNSSNVEARLADAATRKNLVELVTGNEQFSTLASLLTAADLVSVVEKGEFTVLAPTNDAFAKLPQAVVDYLLANKDALRDVLLYHVVAGSAKAEAVLASDTLTAANGKALDVNLRDGKPFINDSGIITTDILASNGVVHVIDTVLVPPGFEIPATPALPNLVDLVVEGEQFSTLEALLIQADLVDVVKSGEYTVLAPTDAAFAKLPKAVVDYLLSNKEALRDVLLYHVVAGSAKAEAVLASETLTAANGDTLDVNLRDGKPFINDSALIATDVLASNGVVHVIDSVLVPPGFQLPSAPTLPNLVDLVVNGDQFSTLETLLGKAELVDAVKNGEFTVFAPTDAAFAKLPQAVVNYLLSNKAALQQVLLYHVVAGTNAAEKVLQSPTLTSAAGPALNISLRNGKPFINDSQIVATDVFASNGVVHVIDTVLVPPGFTLPQTKPNIVDAVKANPNFSILGDLLARTGLTEVIAQGKVTVFAPTNAAFHAFFRSRGVKSLDQLDAKTLKALTNILTYHAVPGRLDAKALKSSRFLTTANGQKLKIARFGSHLFVNGICLPLPGLDLENGIVYPIESVLLPKSH, encoded by the coding sequence ATGGTTAGATTGCTTCAAAGACCACAATTCCTCGCCCTCATGCTGGCAGGAGTCATGGGTCTCAACGCATGCTCGTCACAAAGCTCGGATTCCGCTCCTGCTCCATCCGAAGGCAACAGCTCAAACGTTGAAGCCAGGCTTGCCGATGCAGCCACTCGGAAAAATCTGGTCGAACTCGTAACGGGCAATGAACAATTCTCGACACTCGCCAGCCTGCTCACGGCTGCCGATCTTGTTTCGGTCGTGGAAAAGGGTGAGTTCACAGTTCTGGCACCGACCAACGACGCGTTCGCCAAGCTGCCCCAGGCTGTCGTGGATTATCTGCTTGCGAATAAAGACGCTCTGCGCGATGTGCTGCTCTATCATGTGGTCGCTGGTTCGGCCAAAGCTGAAGCCGTACTCGCCAGTGATACCCTGACTGCTGCCAACGGCAAGGCTCTGGATGTGAACCTGCGTGATGGCAAACCCTTCATCAATGACTCCGGCATCATCACGACCGATATCCTGGCCAGCAATGGTGTGGTGCATGTCATCGACACTGTGCTTGTACCACCTGGATTTGAAATCCCTGCAACCCCTGCGCTCCCCAACCTTGTGGATCTGGTTGTGGAAGGCGAGCAGTTCTCGACTCTCGAAGCTCTCTTGATTCAGGCTGATCTGGTGGATGTTGTGAAGTCAGGCGAGTACACAGTTCTGGCTCCTACTGATGCCGCGTTCGCGAAACTGCCCAAGGCTGTGGTGGATTATCTACTATCCAATAAAGAAGCTCTGCGTGATGTGCTGCTCTATCACGTGGTTGCCGGTTCGGCCAAAGCTGAAGCTGTCCTGGCCAGCGAAACTCTGACCGCTGCCAACGGCGACACGCTGGACGTGAATCTGCGCGACGGCAAACCCTTTATCAACGATTCGGCTTTGATCGCAACCGATGTGCTGGCCAGCAACGGCGTTGTGCACGTGATCGACTCCGTGCTCGTGCCCCCTGGATTCCAGCTGCCTTCCGCGCCCACACTTCCCAACCTTGTGGACCTTGTCGTCAACGGCGACCAGTTTTCGACACTCGAAACTCTTTTGGGCAAAGCGGAATTGGTTGATGCTGTGAAGAACGGGGAATTCACCGTCTTTGCTCCCACCGACGCGGCTTTTGCAAAATTGCCCCAAGCTGTCGTCAACTATCTTCTGTCCAACAAGGCGGCGCTGCAGCAGGTTCTGCTCTATCATGTCGTGGCGGGCACGAACGCAGCTGAAAAGGTTCTGCAAAGTCCCACACTGACCAGCGCCGCTGGTCCTGCGTTGAACATCAGCCTGCGCAACGGCAAACCTTTCATCAATGACTCGCAGATCGTCGCAACCGATGTCTTCGCCAGCAACGGCGTCGTGCATGTCATCGACACAGTGCTGGTTCCTCCTGGATTCACACTGCCGCAAACCAAACCGAATATCGTTGATGCTGTGAAGGCCAACCCTAACTTCTCCATCCTCGGTGATCTTCTGGCCCGCACCGGCCTGACGGAAGTCATCGCCCAAGGCAAAGTCACCGTATTCGCACCGACCAACGCCGCGTTCCATGCCTTCTTCCGCTCGCGTGGCGTCAAAAGTCTGGATCAGCTCGATGCCAAAACTCTGAAGGCTCTGACCAATATCCTGACTTACCACGCAGTACCTGGCCGTCTGGATGCCAAGGCCCTTAAATCGAGCCGCTTCCTCACCACGGCCAATGGCCAGAAGCTGAAGATTGCCCGCTTCGGTTCGCACCTCTTCGTGAACGGCATCTGTCTGCCGCTGCCTGGTCTGGATCTTGAAAACGGTATCGTTTACCCGATCGAAAGCGTTTTGCTTCCGAAGTCTCACTAA
- a CDS encoding DUF4917 family protein — MDIEKGSCHVVSECTAARKKAHIETDETRYLHESLRRLKTQDGTLVTFGVSFENDDHVLDTLLENESLKAIYFGCYGSRDGIEFFKLQARIVESCSRIKRDLASLQSRVFFFNSSCDPFGGDVLSPETTVRLFGAEVVPHM, encoded by the coding sequence TTGGATATCGAAAAGGGCTCCTGTCATGTCGTCAGCGAGTGCACAGCGGCACGTAAAAAAGCCCATATTGAAACCGATGAAACCCGATATTTGCATGAGAGCCTAAGGCGACTCAAAACGCAGGACGGCACACTTGTGACGTTCGGAGTGTCCTTTGAAAACGATGACCATGTGCTGGACACTCTTTTAGAAAACGAATCTCTCAAAGCTATCTACTTTGGCTGCTATGGCTCGCGGGATGGAATTGAATTTTTCAAACTTCAGGCCCGTATCGTTGAAAGCTGCTCCAGGATAAAACGTGATCTCGCATCACTACAGTCCCGGGTATTCTTTTTTAATTCCTCATGTGACCCCTTCGGAGGGGACGTATTATCCCCCGAAACCACAGTCCGTCTTTTCGGGGCCGAGGTCGTTCCACACATGTAG
- a CDS encoding SDR family oxidoreductase — protein MRLSGNTILITGGASGIGLGLATRLMSENRVILCGRNREKLTRAVHDYPQLEYIACDLSHPEERVQLARTVVQKYPELNILINNAGIQRRVPLTTNEEWDHTHEELAINLEAPIHLTRLLTAHLSLSPAAAVINVSSGLAFVPMAMMPIYCASKAALHSYTLSLRMALEKDGIEVIEIIPPAVNTDLGGKGLHDFGVPLAEFCDAAILGLREGRKEIAYGSSLRSSLASRQELDGIFEAMNRG, from the coding sequence ATGCGATTGAGCGGGAATACCATATTGATCACAGGCGGCGCATCAGGAATCGGCCTTGGCCTGGCGACACGTCTGATGTCGGAAAATAGAGTTATCCTCTGCGGGCGGAATCGAGAGAAGCTCACCCGCGCCGTTCATGATTATCCTCAACTCGAATACATCGCCTGTGATCTATCCCATCCTGAAGAACGCGTGCAGCTGGCCAGGACAGTTGTGCAAAAATACCCGGAATTGAATATCCTTATCAACAATGCAGGCATTCAGCGTCGTGTCCCACTTACTACGAATGAAGAATGGGACCATACACATGAAGAGCTCGCCATCAATCTGGAGGCGCCTATTCATCTCACCCGGCTGCTCACAGCTCATCTCAGTCTGTCGCCCGCAGCAGCGGTTATCAATGTCAGCTCGGGCCTTGCCTTTGTGCCCATGGCCATGATGCCGATTTATTGCGCGAGCAAAGCGGCTCTGCATTCCTATACGCTTTCCCTCAGGATGGCCCTCGAGAAGGACGGCATTGAGGTCATCGAAATCATTCCGCCTGCTGTCAACACTGATCTTGGCGGCAAGGGTTTGCATGATTTCGGAGTGCCTTTGGCAGAATTCTGTGATGCAGCCATCCTTGGACTAAGGGAAGGCCGGAAGGAAATCGCCTATGGAAGCTCGCTGCGCAGCAGCCTGGCTTCGCGTCAGGAATTGGATGGGATTTTTGAGGCTATGAATCGAGGCTAA
- a CDS encoding VOC family protein translates to MKIYAFLIQLFSVITPSAAAEAWPPSARIMPTLRVARPTNDLKRLIPFYRDGLGLDVIGQFDNHEGFDGMMFGKEGAPYHFEFTLKKGHKVPNAPSEDNLIVFYLPNKDAYNAAVNRMKRAGFAAKRSFNPYWDRGGTTFEDPDGYRLVFFNGAWSK, encoded by the coding sequence GTGAAGATCTATGCGTTTTTAATCCAATTATTTTCTGTCATTACACCATCCGCAGCTGCCGAAGCGTGGCCGCCATCAGCGCGAATCATGCCAACACTGCGCGTCGCACGACCCACCAACGACCTTAAACGCCTCATTCCCTTTTATCGGGACGGCCTGGGTCTGGATGTCATTGGGCAGTTTGATAATCATGAGGGATTCGACGGCATGATGTTCGGGAAGGAAGGCGCGCCCTATCACTTCGAATTCACGCTGAAGAAAGGGCACAAAGTTCCCAATGCCCCGTCCGAAGACAACCTGATTGTGTTCTATCTTCCGAATAAGGATGCTTATAACGCGGCTGTGAATCGCATGAAGCGGGCAGGATTTGCTGCAAAGCGCTCTTTCAATCCCTACTGGGACCGAGGCGGCACCACCTTTGAGGATCCTGATGGCTATCGGCTGGTGTTTTTCAACGGGGCCTGGTCAAAATAA
- a CDS encoding MarR family transcriptional regulator, producing MNYQDLLMKIAGDWKAKRPDMDFEDSLLILAILRCAVELQTRTEEVFVRFDLNTATFGVLVTLYRSASPEGMTPGEISRHVLVSPASVTNRLDRLVERRLISRHPSVEDRRVQYIRLTDEGTALVETVLPLHLENERKLLEGLNPAQKGKLKGLILDVLGDFPVSESR from the coding sequence ATGAACTATCAGGATCTTCTGATGAAGATTGCGGGCGATTGGAAGGCCAAACGGCCTGATATGGATTTCGAGGACTCTCTTTTGATTCTCGCGATCCTGCGGTGCGCGGTCGAGTTGCAGACAAGAACCGAGGAGGTGTTCGTGCGCTTTGATTTGAATACGGCGACTTTTGGGGTTCTCGTCACGCTCTATCGGTCTGCGTCCCCGGAGGGTATGACGCCTGGAGAGATCAGTCGGCACGTATTGGTCAGTCCTGCCTCTGTTACGAATCGCCTGGATCGGCTTGTGGAACGTCGGCTTATTTCACGGCATCCCTCGGTTGAGGATCGGCGTGTGCAGTATATTCGGCTGACGGACGAGGGGACTGCGCTTGTCGAGACGGTGTTGCCTCTGCACCTTGAGAATGAGAGGAAATTATTGGAGGGTTTGAATCCGGCGCAGAAAGGAAAACTGAAGGGGCTGATTCTGGATGTGTTGGGTGATTTTCCTGTTTCTGAGTCCAGGTGA
- a CDS encoding DUF6933 domain-containing protein yields the protein MEDVVISKTAKRQFLGSMNDFLHILDAMLDHGVPLDQMTWHLGDTPCSPLGMSSPLEETAKVFGVAQQL from the coding sequence TTGGAAGATGTCGTTATATCGAAAACAGCAAAAAGGCAGTTCCTGGGATCAATGAATGACTTCTTGCATATCCTTGACGCGATGCTGGATCATGGCGTTCCGTTGGATCAGATGACTTGGCATTTGGGCGATACACCATGCAGCCCCCTAGGAATGTCCTCACCACTCGAAGAGACCGCGAAAGTTTTTGGGGTGGCCCAACAACTGTGA
- a CDS encoding integrase core domain-containing protein, with the protein MTMLLSGLKSEEDILCQLPAWFEDYNENAPHKGLKMMSPREYRRTISAD; encoded by the coding sequence TTGACGATGCTTCTTAGTGGCCTGAAGTCTGAAGAGGATATTCTCTGTCAACTGCCGGCATGGTTTGAAGATTACAACGAAAACGCCCCCCACAAGGGCCTAAAGATGATGTCACCGCGAGAATATCGCCGAACTATATCAGCTGATTGA